In one Trichlorobacter lovleyi SZ genomic region, the following are encoded:
- a CDS encoding sugar transferase, whose translation MLLKRLFDLFFSFLGVVLLAPLFLFISFWIKSDSHGPVFFRQERVGRFGKPFRIFKFRTMCLDAEAKGRQITVGEDPRITRSGRFLRHYKLDELPQLLNVIWGEMSLVGPRPEVPRYVAMYPPEVRDLVLSVPPGITDYASIEYKDENAILGRAKDPDKAYIEEILPVKLAYYQRYTTSRSLWIDFKLILATFKTIFFDEKS comes from the coding sequence ATGCTACTAAAACGTCTCTTTGACCTTTTCTTTTCCTTCCTTGGGGTGGTCTTGTTAGCTCCTCTTTTTTTATTCATAAGTTTTTGGATAAAGTCTGATAGCCATGGGCCGGTATTTTTCCGACAAGAGCGGGTCGGCAGGTTTGGCAAGCCCTTTCGTATATTCAAATTCAGAACCATGTGTCTGGATGCAGAGGCCAAAGGCAGGCAGATTACAGTCGGCGAAGACCCACGCATCACCCGCTCTGGCCGATTTCTCAGGCATTATAAGCTGGATGAACTTCCACAACTGCTGAATGTCATTTGGGGAGAAATGAGCTTGGTCGGTCCGCGTCCCGAAGTTCCCCGCTATGTTGCAATGTACCCTCCCGAAGTTCGCGATCTCGTGTTGTCTGTCCCCCCCGGCATTACCGATTATGCATCAATTGAATACAAAGACGAAAACGCGATTCTAGGACGGGCTAAAGATCCAGACAAAGCATACATTGAGGAAATTTTACCAGTCAAACTTGCATACTATCAACGTTATACGACAAGCCGATCACTTTGGATAGATTTCAAACTGATTTTAGCAACATTTAAAACAATCTTTTTTGACGAAAAATCGTGA
- a CDS encoding DegT/DnrJ/EryC1/StrS family aminotransferase produces MNTFLPFALPDIGEEEINEALDSLRSGWLTTGPKTKRFEEEFAAFVGNGVEAIAVNSATAGLHLALEAVGIGPGDEVITTPYTFTSTAEVIRYLGADPVFVDSDPNTYNIDPTKIEAAITPRTKAIVPVHFAGLSCDMNVLLSIACRHNLKVVEDAAHALPTTCNGQLIGTLASDVTVYSFYATKTITTGEGGMIVTRNPELAKRCRVMRLHGISRDAFDRYTSTKPSWHYEVIAPGYKYNMTDIAASLGIHQLHKAHLFQQKRQTMAAGYDEALQGLPLLLPPHAPSGDTHAWHLYVIRLTDDAPVSRDRFIELMAEKGIGCSVHFIPLHLHPYWRDRYNLQPEDFPCALHTYEQAVSLPLYTKMSDDDQNRVIRTVKEILG; encoded by the coding sequence ATGAATACATTTCTCCCCTTTGCTCTCCCTGATATCGGCGAGGAAGAAATTAACGAAGCCCTTGATTCGCTTCGCTCCGGCTGGCTGACGACCGGCCCCAAGACAAAGCGCTTTGAAGAAGAGTTTGCAGCTTTTGTGGGCAACGGGGTAGAGGCGATTGCGGTCAACTCGGCCACTGCCGGTCTGCATCTGGCGCTGGAAGCGGTTGGTATTGGGCCCGGGGATGAGGTAATCACCACCCCCTACACCTTTACTTCCACGGCAGAGGTTATCCGCTATCTGGGTGCTGACCCGGTGTTTGTGGATAGTGATCCGAACACGTATAACATCGATCCGACCAAGATCGAGGCAGCTATTACACCCCGCACCAAGGCGATTGTCCCGGTGCATTTTGCAGGGCTTTCCTGTGATATGAATGTACTCCTGTCCATTGCCTGCAGGCATAACCTAAAGGTGGTTGAGGACGCAGCCCATGCCCTACCTACCACCTGTAACGGTCAGCTGATTGGTACACTAGCGAGCGATGTCACCGTATACAGCTTTTATGCCACCAAGACCATCACCACTGGCGAGGGAGGGATGATCGTTACAAGAAATCCTGAGTTGGCAAAGCGCTGCCGGGTGATGCGCCTGCATGGCATCAGCCGAGATGCCTTTGATCGGTATACCTCCACCAAACCCTCATGGCATTACGAGGTAATAGCCCCCGGTTATAAGTATAATATGACTGATATTGCGGCCTCATTGGGTATTCACCAGTTGCACAAGGCACATCTGTTTCAGCAAAAACGTCAGACCATGGCAGCAGGATATGACGAGGCATTACAGGGGTTGCCACTGCTGCTACCACCCCATGCGCCGTCCGGTGATACCCACGCATGGCACCTGTATGTTATCCGTTTAACAGACGACGCCCCGGTTAGCCGCGACCGCTTCATCGAGCTGATGGCTGAAAAAGGGATCGGCTGCAGCGTCCATTTTATTCCGCTGCATCTGCATCCCTACTGGCGTGACCGTTACAACCTGCAACCGGAGGATTTCCCTTGTGCGCTTCACACCTATGAGCAGGCAGTGAGCCTGCCGCTCTACACAAAAATGTCTGATGATGACCAGAACCGAGTAATTCGGACAGTCAAGGAGATTCTGGGTTAA
- the gmd gene encoding GDP-mannose 4,6-dehydratase, which produces MKKALITGITGQDGAYLAELLLEKGYEVHGIKRRASLFNTDRIDHLYQDPHEKGRRLVLHYGDMTDSTNLIRIIQAVQPDEIYNLAAQSHVAVSFETPEYTANADAIGPLRILEAIRILGLEKKTRFYQASTSELYGLVQEIPQKETTPFYPRSPYAVAKLYAYWITVNYREAYGIYGCNGILFNHESPLRGETFVTRKITRALARIKLGLQDCLYLGNLDSLRDWGHAKDYVEMQWLLMQQEHPEDWVIATGIQHSVREFVNTAAEELGMKISWQGSGVDETGTDQSGRVIVRVDPRYFRPTEVETLLGDPGKAREKLGWTPKISFKELVAEMVREDLKAAERDELVKKHGYRAFDYNE; this is translated from the coding sequence ATGAAAAAGGCATTAATCACCGGCATCACCGGGCAGGATGGGGCCTATCTGGCCGAACTGCTGCTTGAGAAGGGGTATGAGGTCCACGGCATCAAGCGGCGTGCCTCCCTGTTCAACACCGACCGGATTGACCACCTCTACCAGGACCCCCATGAAAAGGGGCGCCGGTTGGTCCTGCACTACGGTGACATGACCGACTCCACCAACCTGATCCGGATCATTCAGGCCGTGCAACCGGACGAGATCTACAACCTGGCAGCCCAGTCCCATGTTGCCGTCTCCTTTGAGACCCCTGAATACACCGCCAATGCCGACGCCATCGGTCCCTTGCGGATTCTGGAGGCGATCCGGATCTTGGGGCTTGAGAAAAAGACCCGCTTCTACCAGGCCTCCACCTCCGAACTCTACGGCCTGGTCCAGGAAATCCCCCAGAAGGAAACCACCCCCTTCTACCCCCGGTCCCCCTATGCCGTAGCCAAACTCTACGCCTACTGGATCACCGTCAACTACCGCGAAGCCTACGGCATCTACGGCTGCAACGGCATCCTCTTCAACCACGAATCACCGTTACGGGGAGAAACCTTTGTCACCCGCAAGATCACCCGTGCCCTGGCCCGGATCAAACTGGGGCTTCAGGACTGCCTCTACCTGGGCAACCTTGACTCCCTGCGGGACTGGGGCCATGCCAAAGACTATGTCGAAATGCAATGGCTGCTGATGCAACAGGAGCACCCTGAAGACTGGGTCATTGCCACCGGTATCCAGCACAGCGTCAGAGAGTTCGTCAATACCGCCGCTGAAGAACTTGGGATGAAAATCAGCTGGCAGGGCAGCGGCGTCGATGAAACCGGTACCGACCAGAGCGGTAGAGTGATTGTCAGGGTTGATCCCCGTTACTTCCGTCCCACTGAAGTCGAAACCCTGCTGGGAGATCCGGGCAAGGCCCGTGAGAAACTGGGCTGGACGCCGAAGATCAGCTTTAAGGAACTGGTTGCCGAAATGGTTCGTGAAGATCTGAAGGCGGCTGAACGGGATGAACTGGTCAAAAAGCACGGCTACCGGGCGTTTGACTATAATGAATAA
- a CDS encoding GNAT family N-acetyltransferase encodes MMNTDKLLVMSRKHIPAVVQTHLTSFPSFFLSSLGPRFLALYYSGICTATESIAFVYLNDSGMPLGFVAGSTNPRGFYSRLLKRDWLKFAFASLGTVITRPSAMRRIARGLLHPSGNPVGNDVAGLFSIGVSPELQGTGAGKILVNAFLETAKRRGCKRVFLTTDRDNNESVNIFYQKLGFTIERQYETPEGRRMNEYWIQLTDGL; translated from the coding sequence ATGATGAATACTGATAAGCTGCTTGTCATGAGTCGTAAACATATTCCGGCAGTGGTTCAAACTCATCTGACGAGTTTTCCCAGTTTTTTTCTTTCCTCACTTGGTCCTCGTTTTCTAGCTCTATATTATTCGGGTATCTGCACTGCGACAGAGAGCATTGCTTTCGTATATTTGAACGACTCAGGGATGCCTCTTGGGTTTGTTGCAGGGTCAACAAACCCAAGAGGGTTTTATTCACGCCTTTTAAAGCGAGACTGGTTGAAATTTGCTTTTGCTTCGCTTGGTACTGTCATAACCAGGCCGTCTGCGATGAGACGAATAGCTCGCGGCTTGTTACACCCCTCCGGAAACCCGGTTGGCAACGATGTAGCCGGACTTTTTTCAATCGGCGTAAGCCCCGAACTACAAGGCACAGGTGCCGGAAAAATTCTGGTCAATGCCTTTCTTGAGACAGCTAAAAGACGTGGCTGTAAGCGGGTCTTCTTGACAACCGACCGCGACAACAATGAATCTGTTAATATTTTTTACCAAAAACTAGGTTTTACAATTGAGCGCCAATACGAAACGCCTGAGGGTCGTCGTATGAACGAGTATTGGATACAGCTTACTGATGGTCTTTAG
- a CDS encoding glycosyltransferase family 4 protein: protein MHIVIITAVYPPEPVVSARMAQDLALGLIQQGTSVTVLAPQPSRPVTADYQTLQSPDNVTTLEAGVEVVRLPSYRCPTSRLLPRLAESWSFGRHVCCYLKKCDEKPDAIYLNSWPLLAQALIMRYTYKVGIPTVLQIMDIYPESLVHKLPVWAQTVVAGSLLYLDTQIAKCAKSVVVISENMRRSYTQTRKLPGEVVKLIPTWQDDSLFNVSNNRTLACRQYTMRDDLFTFLYLGNIGPVAGVDFLIRAFYESGLKEAQLIIVGDGSERIRCIEFSLNLGAQNIHFIQDPDAANVPLLQSMADIFMLPMKHGSAMSSIPSKLPAYLFSGKPVLATVDEESDTASLIRQAKCGWVGPPEDICWLAKKMQEVIITPQCELVTLGANGQIFAKNFYSKQKGVRRLADAIMSAAGRINLW from the coding sequence ATGCACATTGTTATTATCACCGCAGTCTATCCCCCCGAGCCGGTGGTCTCTGCTAGAATGGCCCAAGATCTTGCTTTAGGTCTTATTCAACAGGGAACAAGCGTGACCGTGCTTGCGCCACAGCCTTCACGTCCAGTTACAGCAGACTATCAAACTCTACAATCTCCAGATAATGTAACGACTCTTGAAGCTGGCGTTGAGGTAGTCCGTTTACCCTCGTATCGCTGTCCCACATCTCGCTTGTTACCAAGGCTTGCTGAAAGTTGGAGCTTTGGCCGTCATGTATGTTGTTATCTAAAAAAGTGCGATGAGAAGCCTGATGCCATATATCTAAACAGTTGGCCATTGCTTGCACAAGCACTTATCATGCGGTACACATATAAAGTCGGAATACCGACAGTCCTGCAGATTATGGATATTTACCCTGAATCGCTTGTTCATAAACTTCCGGTTTGGGCGCAAACAGTTGTGGCGGGATCTCTTCTGTATCTGGATACTCAGATTGCCAAATGTGCAAAATCAGTAGTTGTAATTTCTGAAAACATGCGACGCAGTTATACTCAGACAAGAAAGCTGCCTGGTGAAGTTGTAAAGCTCATCCCAACTTGGCAGGATGATTCGTTGTTCAATGTATCCAATAACCGTACGCTGGCCTGTCGGCAATATACAATGCGAGATGATCTTTTTACTTTTCTGTATCTTGGCAACATAGGTCCCGTTGCTGGGGTTGATTTTTTGATTCGAGCCTTTTATGAATCCGGCCTTAAGGAGGCTCAACTGATAATTGTAGGAGATGGATCTGAACGTATTAGATGTATTGAGTTTAGCCTTAATCTCGGCGCTCAAAATATACACTTTATTCAGGATCCCGATGCCGCTAACGTTCCCTTGCTGCAGAGCATGGCTGATATTTTTATGTTACCCATGAAGCATGGTTCTGCTATGAGCTCTATTCCTTCCAAACTTCCAGCTTATCTCTTCTCTGGAAAACCTGTATTGGCAACAGTAGATGAAGAAAGCGATACAGCTTCTCTTATCAGACAGGCCAAATGTGGCTGGGTCGGCCCCCCTGAGGATATTTGTTGGTTGGCTAAAAAGATGCAAGAGGTTATCATAACTCCGCAGTGTGAGCTAGTTACCTTAGGGGCAAACGGCCAGATTTTTGCTAAAAACTTCTATTCTAAGCAGAAAGGAGTGCGACGCCTTGCTGACGCAATCATGTCCGCTGCAGGCAGAATTAACTTATGGTGA
- a CDS encoding glycosyltransferase — protein sequence MISLLTHKTTITTINKATKYKLRSVAVVTSIHPDFDARIWKHVNSLAERGIRVEFICPWERATGVRGANLSVNVFPRVANRLVRGVLVPWRVLHTLFPRLSQVDLVHFHDLDLLPWMALLALFKPVVYDVHENYAEEMLVREWIPKPLRIPLKRLVQGMHWFFPLFVRNIVIVVPQQETEFTGRGFNVISLPNYASIKLLEGYRDDYLTRTDRIIFTGGHYQENGSSLILEVARRLKKRQITVEIWVTDRFASRDFEKMFRNTIKEELLAIQVVPSVSSSSLMELLNQATIGLAPNLRVRKQELAIPTKLFEYMAAGLPIVSSDLPYQQQLINKHKNGILAKPEDPDSFVAAIEKLVQEKELAQKLGCRGQLAFRECYTWESQIPRLISLYERMLETEQ from the coding sequence ATGATTTCATTATTAACTCATAAAACAACTATAACAACAATTAATAAAGCTACTAAGTATAAGCTACGTTCTGTTGCAGTAGTAACGTCCATTCATCCTGATTTTGATGCCAGGATATGGAAGCATGTAAATTCACTGGCAGAACGAGGGATTCGGGTTGAGTTTATCTGCCCGTGGGAACGTGCCACTGGAGTCAGAGGGGCAAACCTATCGGTTAACGTTTTCCCTCGCGTGGCAAACAGGCTTGTCCGAGGTGTGCTAGTGCCTTGGCGGGTACTGCACACCCTGTTCCCCAGGCTCTCCCAAGTTGATCTGGTCCATTTCCACGATTTGGACCTTCTCCCTTGGATGGCTCTGTTGGCACTGTTCAAGCCGGTGGTCTATGACGTCCACGAAAACTACGCCGAAGAGATGCTGGTAAGGGAGTGGATCCCCAAGCCTCTACGTATCCCCCTTAAGCGGCTCGTGCAGGGGATGCACTGGTTCTTCCCGCTGTTTGTTAGGAATATCGTGATAGTAGTCCCTCAGCAGGAGACCGAATTTACCGGGCGGGGCTTTAACGTGATCAGCCTTCCTAACTATGCCAGCATCAAACTTCTTGAGGGGTATCGGGACGATTACCTCACAAGAACTGACAGAATTATTTTTACCGGTGGACACTACCAGGAAAATGGGAGCTCACTCATTCTAGAAGTAGCTCGACGACTGAAGAAACGACAGATTACGGTGGAGATATGGGTTACTGACCGCTTTGCTAGCAGAGATTTTGAGAAGATGTTCCGTAACACAATTAAGGAGGAACTTTTGGCAATTCAAGTGGTTCCTAGTGTCTCCTCCTCAAGTCTTATGGAGTTGCTGAATCAAGCTACGATCGGACTTGCGCCCAACCTTAGGGTGAGAAAACAAGAGCTAGCCATACCTACCAAGCTCTTCGAATACATGGCTGCCGGACTACCCATTGTATCAAGTGACCTTCCTTATCAGCAACAGCTGATCAACAAGCACAAAAATGGGATTCTGGCCAAACCGGAGGATCCCGATTCCTTCGTGGCAGCGATAGAGAAACTTGTGCAAGAGAAGGAGCTGGCGCAGAAGCTAGGGTGCCGGGGGCAGTTAGCCTTCAGAGAGTGCTATACTTGGGAGTCACAGATTCCAAGGCTGATCTCTTTGTATGAGCGGATGCTCGAAACGGAACAATAA
- a CDS encoding O-antigen ligase family protein yields MTTSDLYKYSTFTILFMLLLTPTFYAPGVIGIRLEEIYVLLFVLIIFCIPNKNGWSIKIPSRVIIMLFFPPILMLSIFAGAVCALPATLADLMKLVWLAKSILIYIIFYNFINLDGSGLNNRIEFIIRSYISLAAVSSLVCFQQYFNLFNLNSIYIPLIAPTQFTSLMPGYPTPRVVGMMGNPNIQGYALAIGILLAIYMTLNKKETAITITLPVMFIALFMTLSRGALISLFAGLFLFLFAMKNTSTKIKLIKIAIGLIIIFTLYYSYEFLLQNELLYNAILYRYENLDNVAEDTSFSARYGGWSINWKYFNMSPILGVGFMPRATNIFIGADNEWIYILRSLGLLGVVWLLILLIAPFIFNKKSKQIAKNINTLVLSIILLACVFMIPAAVIFSPLTFPFLLIFMSFSDSTIYLFKHRNSNDFIINS; encoded by the coding sequence ATGACTACTTCAGATTTATATAAATATAGTACATTCACAATACTATTTATGCTCTTATTAACACCAACTTTTTACGCCCCAGGTGTTATAGGTATAAGGCTAGAAGAAATTTACGTATTATTATTCGTTTTGATAATATTTTGCATTCCCAACAAAAATGGTTGGAGTATAAAAATACCATCAAGAGTAATAATAATGCTATTTTTCCCCCCTATATTGATGCTATCAATATTTGCTGGAGCAGTTTGTGCTTTACCTGCTACGCTGGCAGATTTAATGAAGTTAGTTTGGCTTGCAAAGTCAATATTAATATATATTATCTTTTATAATTTTATAAATTTAGATGGATCAGGGCTTAATAACAGAATTGAATTTATAATAAGATCATATATATCACTAGCGGCAGTCTCATCTCTTGTTTGTTTTCAACAATATTTTAATTTGTTTAACTTAAATTCTATTTATATACCTCTCATAGCACCGACCCAGTTTACTTCTTTGATGCCAGGTTATCCAACACCAAGAGTCGTAGGAATGATGGGTAATCCAAATATACAAGGATATGCTCTGGCGATAGGTATACTTTTAGCTATCTATATGACTTTGAATAAAAAGGAGACTGCAATTACAATTACACTACCAGTTATGTTTATAGCACTTTTTATGACTCTTTCGCGTGGAGCGTTAATATCTCTTTTTGCAGGTTTATTTTTGTTTCTATTCGCAATGAAAAATACTAGTACTAAAATTAAATTAATAAAAATAGCTATTGGTTTAATTATTATTTTTACTCTATATTATTCATATGAATTTTTGCTGCAAAATGAACTTTTATATAATGCAATTTTGTATCGATATGAAAACTTAGATAATGTTGCTGAAGACACTAGTTTTTCTGCTAGATATGGTGGTTGGAGTATAAATTGGAAATACTTTAATATGAGTCCTATTCTGGGAGTGGGGTTTATGCCTCGCGCTACTAATATTTTCATAGGGGCGGATAACGAGTGGATATATATATTAAGATCATTAGGTCTTTTGGGCGTAGTTTGGTTATTGATTTTGTTAATAGCACCATTTATATTTAATAAAAAATCAAAACAAATAGCTAAAAACATAAATACTTTAGTATTATCAATTATATTACTAGCCTGCGTATTTATGATACCAGCCGCAGTCATATTTAGCCCACTCACTTTCCCTTTTTTACTTATTTTCATGTCATTTTCTGATAGTACAATTTACCTTTTTAAACATAGAAATAGTAATGATTTCATTATTAACTCATAA
- a CDS encoding glycosyltransferase has protein sequence MHVLIIPYAYPTKHFLYNAIFIKEQVFALRQSIPKVGVLGAIPKTFNMCFKSKNFKFGQIEEEDWVYEVPAIRWLLKINKFIVLNASKILFLKYIKVNGLPDIIHVHNVNAADIAVWIKENFKIKFVITEHSSVMWNLMDMKTSEFDRLKRIYSQSSVNIAVSKALADKLSNVLNLPFYYIPNLVNTDFFNINDSNKKNFVTKLVSIGNLTINKNHLTLIKAVHKLYINGYNVKLSIAGDGKEKDKLLEYIHYNNLQSVVVLLGELSRLEIKKLLEDSDYFILPSIQETFGVVLIEAMACGLPALAFKAGGPESIITSNKLGLLLDSGGDLYEGLVNLLKSNYNPFEIREYAVLNFSYSAVEKKLNDVYINLIK, from the coding sequence ATGCATGTGCTCATAATACCATATGCTTATCCAACCAAACATTTTTTGTACAATGCAATTTTTATTAAGGAGCAAGTGTTTGCACTAAGGCAGTCCATTCCCAAAGTTGGCGTTTTGGGTGCAATTCCAAAGACATTTAATATGTGCTTCAAATCAAAAAATTTTAAATTTGGTCAAATTGAAGAGGAAGACTGGGTTTACGAAGTTCCCGCAATAAGGTGGTTATTGAAAATAAATAAATTTATTGTACTTAATGCCAGCAAAATACTTTTTTTAAAATATATAAAAGTTAATGGATTACCAGATATAATACATGTGCATAACGTAAATGCTGCAGATATTGCTGTCTGGATAAAAGAAAATTTCAAAATTAAGTTCGTTATAACAGAGCATTCAAGTGTTATGTGGAATTTAATGGATATGAAAACATCAGAATTTGACAGGTTGAAGCGAATTTATTCTCAGAGCAGTGTTAATATAGCTGTTAGTAAAGCGCTTGCTGATAAACTGTCGAATGTTTTAAATCTTCCATTTTATTATATACCAAATTTAGTTAATACTGATTTTTTTAACATAAATGATTCAAATAAAAAAAATTTTGTAACAAAACTAGTATCTATTGGTAATTTAACAATCAACAAGAATCATTTAACACTTATAAAAGCCGTGCATAAATTATATATAAATGGCTACAACGTAAAACTCTCTATTGCTGGCGACGGAAAAGAAAAAGATAAATTGCTTGAATATATTCATTATAACAATTTACAAAGTGTTGTCGTTTTGTTAGGGGAACTATCGAGATTAGAAATCAAAAAGTTGTTAGAAGATTCAGATTATTTTATTTTACCAAGCATTCAAGAGACGTTTGGCGTTGTTTTAATCGAAGCCATGGCTTGTGGGTTACCTGCATTAGCTTTTAAGGCCGGAGGACCCGAGTCAATAATTACTAGCAATAAATTAGGTCTACTTTTAGACAGTGGTGGTGATTTATACGAAGGATTAGTAAACCTACTAAAATCAAATTATAATCCATTTGAGATTCGTGAATACGCTGTTCTTAATTTTTCTTATTCTGCCGTAGAAAAGAAATTGAATGACGTGTATATCAATTTAATCAAATGA
- a CDS encoding IS256 family transposase encodes MIQLNESAVRDNLGEMVRNTVEDTLNSMLDSEADRLCNAEKYQRHDARIDTRAGHYQRKLMTKAGEVNLNIPKLRRQTFETAIIERYRRREASVEESLIEMYLAGVSVRRIEDITETLWGTKVSPGTISNLNKKVYAKIEEWRNRPIIGNHPYVYLDGIVLKRSWGGEVCNVSVLVAIGVNEYGYRKILGVCEGAKEDKAGWSSFLHHLKQRGLTGVQLFITDACMGLVESLAEYYPESKWQRCIVHFYRNVFSVVPRKKMPEVAAMLKAIHASEDKQAAIEKAGTVFTKLEEMKLREAAKKVQDSISETLTYFDFPREHRIRIRTNNALERIMKEIRRRTRVVGAFPDGHSALMLCAARLRHIAGTQWGSKRYLNIDLLKEQELELQLQINEAA; translated from the coding sequence ATAATCCAGCTCAATGAGAGCGCCGTACGGGACAACCTCGGGGAAATGGTCAGAAACACCGTTGAGGATACCCTCAACAGCATGCTGGATTCTGAAGCTGATCGTTTGTGCAATGCCGAGAAGTACCAGCGTCATGATGCCAGAATCGACACCCGTGCCGGTCATTACCAGCGCAAGCTCATGACCAAAGCCGGAGAAGTGAATCTCAACATTCCGAAGCTTAGACGCCAGACCTTTGAAACGGCCATCATTGAACGTTATCGTCGTCGTGAAGCATCTGTCGAAGAATCGCTGATCGAGATGTACCTGGCCGGTGTATCGGTACGCAGGATAGAAGACATCACCGAAACCCTGTGGGGCACCAAGGTAAGCCCCGGTACTATCAGTAACCTCAACAAAAAGGTCTACGCCAAGATTGAAGAATGGCGCAATCGCCCGATTATCGGCAACCATCCCTACGTCTACCTGGATGGTATTGTTCTGAAGCGTTCCTGGGGCGGAGAGGTATGCAACGTATCAGTACTGGTTGCCATCGGCGTCAACGAGTATGGCTACCGCAAGATTCTCGGAGTCTGTGAAGGAGCCAAGGAAGACAAGGCAGGCTGGTCAAGCTTCCTGCACCACCTGAAACAGCGTGGCCTGACCGGTGTCCAACTCTTCATTACCGATGCCTGTATGGGGCTGGTGGAGTCACTGGCTGAGTATTACCCTGAGAGCAAATGGCAACGCTGCATTGTTCATTTCTACCGGAACGTCTTCAGTGTGGTACCGCGCAAGAAGATGCCAGAGGTGGCTGCCATGCTCAAGGCGATTCATGCCTCAGAAGACAAACAGGCTGCCATAGAAAAAGCCGGTACGGTCTTCACCAAGCTGGAAGAGATGAAGCTCAGGGAGGCAGCAAAGAAGGTGCAGGACTCAATCAGTGAAACCCTGACCTACTTTGATTTTCCGCGAGAACACAGAATCAGGATCAGAACCAACAACGCACTTGAGCGGATCATGAAAGAAATCAGGAGACGAACCAGAGTAGTCGGTGCATTTCCTGATGGTCACTCAGCCTTAATGCTCTGTGCTGCCAGACTACGACATATTGCAGGCACCCAATGGGGCTCGAAACGCTATCTGAATATTGATCTTCTCAAAGAACAGGAACTCGAACTGCAACTGCAAATAAATGAGGCGGCTTAA
- a CDS encoding glycosyltransferase family 4 protein, translating into MKNSSILIATNLNVWSLSKSSGAPSFFKTLELYNKKKHNIYLYSTEAINPVPELNNVVFIKLPKLSSWNKPILSNIKRILNYILNQFIFLYTFIRSKHEIDLLYAYEIEFVPALKLISYFKKIQLITRFQGTILYPHMDSALWQLRFFPHYLSLKIKSHLTIMTNDGTKGDLVLSTLRAKDKSNIIFLMNGVDKHIINRANVSVNIINIVGSRLKYNFITVSRLEKWKRVDRSIEVFRQVHQELPESRLLIVGDGPLSAHLLSIVKKSGIHDSVTFLGSVNRDEVNYLMANSDIFLSHYDLSNLGNPLLEAMYNKCLVVTINNGDTNMVIKDGINGIMSDQFNYLDNAKKILNVINCKLKDKIVNNSYDTFSNLVLTWDERMELEYSSVIEIIKSASKQTSD; encoded by the coding sequence ATGAAAAACAGTAGTATACTGATAGCCACAAATTTGAATGTATGGTCGCTATCAAAAAGTTCTGGGGCACCATCATTTTTTAAAACACTAGAACTTTACAACAAAAAGAAACACAATATATATTTATATTCAACAGAAGCAATAAATCCAGTTCCAGAGTTGAATAATGTAGTGTTTATTAAATTACCTAAACTTTCTAGCTGGAATAAGCCAATATTATCTAATATCAAACGTATTTTAAATTATATTCTCAATCAATTTATTTTTTTATATACGTTTATAAGGAGTAAACATGAAATAGATTTGTTATATGCATATGAAATTGAATTTGTTCCCGCTTTAAAGCTAATTTCATATTTTAAAAAAATACAGCTGATTACTCGTTTTCAGGGAACTATTCTTTATCCACATATGGATAGCGCACTGTGGCAACTCAGGTTCTTTCCTCATTATTTATCACTTAAAATTAAATCGCATTTAACGATCATGACAAACGATGGTACTAAAGGCGACTTAGTATTGTCGACACTAAGAGCTAAAGATAAAAGCAACATTATATTTTTGATGAATGGCGTTGATAAACACATTATTAATCGAGCTAACGTTTCTGTTAATATTATAAATATTGTAGGTTCTAGGCTAAAATATAACTTTATAACTGTTTCTAGGCTTGAAAAATGGAAGAGGGTTGATCGTTCAATCGAAGTTTTTAGGCAAGTTCATCAGGAGTTGCCTGAATCCCGATTACTTATTGTCGGTGATGGTCCATTATCCGCACATTTATTATCGATTGTCAAAAAGAGTGGTATACATGATTCTGTTACTTTCTTAGGTTCTGTCAATAGAGATGAGGTAAATTATTTAATGGCTAATTCAGATATATTTTTATCTCATTATGACCTATCAAATTTAGGAAATCCACTTTTAGAAGCAATGTATAACAAATGCCTTGTAGTTACAATAAACAATGGTGATACTAATATGGTTATAAAAGACGGAATAAATGGTATTATGTCAGATCAATTTAATTATTTAGATAACGCAAAAAAAATATTGAATGTGATTAATTGCAAATTAAAAGACAAAATAGTAAATAATAGTTATGATACATTTTCAAATTTAGTACTTACGTGGGACGAGCGTATGGAACTCGAGTATTCAAGTGTTATAGAAATAATAAAGAGTGCTTCAAAACAAACTTCTGACTGA